The Deinococcus wulumuqiensis R12 genome has a window encoding:
- a CDS encoding aminopeptidase, with translation MTSLLAYDPERHAELLAHYCLSAQPGERLLVAASTAAEPLVAATSRALLRAGARPAVRLSYPGQDEDFAALGADAILDEVPQADLDDMRGMDGSLRILTPDAARPTDAARTARLLAARAGLAALRSQKKWSLTLYPTPHAAAQAGMSLPEFEDFVMRAMFLDRPDPVAAWGEVRQTQARLIERLTRADVVRIEAPGTDLTLRVGGRTWANSDGKRNMPSGEVFTGPLEDSAEGVVTFTVPASYQGVVVRGARLVFRAGQVVEASAEEGQEVLLAALDTDPGARRLGELGIGTNFGIQRASGNILFDEKIGGTVHLALGKSYPETGGLNASAVHWDLITDLRGGGRLSLDGEVWQEGGQFRV, from the coding sequence ATGACCTCGCTGCTCGCCTACGACCCCGAACGCCACGCCGAACTGCTCGCCCACTACTGCCTGTCCGCGCAGCCGGGCGAGCGTCTGCTGGTCGCCGCCAGCACCGCCGCCGAGCCGCTGGTCGCCGCGACCAGCCGCGCCCTGCTGCGGGCTGGGGCGCGTCCCGCCGTGCGCCTGAGCTACCCCGGACAGGACGAGGACTTTGCCGCCCTGGGCGCAGACGCGATTCTCGACGAGGTGCCGCAGGCCGACCTCGACGACATGCGCGGCATGGACGGCTCACTGCGGATTCTGACGCCGGACGCCGCCCGGCCCACCGACGCGGCCCGCACCGCCCGGCTGCTGGCCGCCCGCGCGGGCCTCGCCGCGCTGCGCTCGCAGAAAAAGTGGAGCCTGACGCTGTATCCCACCCCCCACGCGGCGGCGCAGGCGGGCATGTCCCTGCCCGAGTTCGAGGACTTCGTGATGCGGGCGATGTTCCTGGACCGTCCCGACCCGGTGGCCGCCTGGGGTGAAGTGCGCCAGACGCAGGCCCGGCTCATCGAGCGCCTGACCCGCGCCGACGTGGTGCGCATCGAGGCGCCCGGCACCGACCTGACGCTGCGGGTGGGGGGCCGGACCTGGGCCAACAGCGACGGCAAGCGCAACATGCCCAGCGGCGAGGTCTTTACCGGGCCACTGGAAGACAGCGCCGAGGGGGTCGTCACCTTCACCGTGCCCGCGTCCTATCAGGGCGTGGTGGTGCGCGGCGCCCGGCTGGTCTTCCGCGCCGGGCAGGTGGTCGAGGCCAGCGCCGAGGAGGGGCAGGAGGTGCTGCTCGCCGCGCTGGACACCGACCCCGGCGCCCGGCGACTGGGCGAACTGGGCATCGGCACCAATTTCGGGATTCAGCGGGCGAGCGGCAACATCCTGTTCGACGAGAAAATCGGCGGCACCGTTCACCTCGCCCTCGGCAAGAGCTACCCCGAAACGGGCGGCCTGAACGCGAGCGCCGTCCACTGGGACCTGATCACCGACCTGCGCGGCGGCGGGCGGCTGTCGCTCGACGGCGAAGTCTGGCAGGAAGGGGGGCAGTTCCGGGTCTAA
- a CDS encoding GAF domain-containing sensor histidine kinase, translating to MSPTSATPPAAPPPTPPEPVLEGKMALQSVRLSDRVRLVRNVLPPLIVLVVVVVELLIAQLPTRDAELVAHLLFYGLVGPAVTFFSVEWIAQGTRARERAERELRDLYVELSTSNGQLRAVQELMRDLADAPDLAAVVEVAARGAVRVTGATHATLSVPGGLSATARGETLLSGPSADLHPLKVLIPGGGAMTLHFQAPPTPPTVALVEALAGEIANGVEAARQRTLDLMTLFSVDQSIRAERNMRRLLSRVTRNMAERLRADARAAYLFDQDGVLRLEYAQDFSGREEVGGSPAPAFALRVAHSGTPLQAEGDEAAGVFAHAASVLGLPMRDDQGPVGVLVLGDARADAFEGARVPLLAFMAGQATLAVRNARAYLYSEELAISDERARIAREIHDGVAQSLAFAAIKLDLVARKLRTDPEKSEDDVKEASALLREQIREVRRSIFALRPVDLERYGLLETVRRYVADFGEQNSVRTSLDVTGDIHLSPGDEAVVFRILQESLNNVAKHARAREVTVSLHGGERVKLRVQDDGVGFDPEAITGRVSSAGGLGLVQMQERLEARGGSYRILSAPGHGTVVEAALPQL from the coding sequence ATGAGTCCGACTTCCGCCACGCCGCCCGCCGCTCCTCCGCCCACGCCGCCGGAACCCGTGCTGGAGGGCAAAATGGCGCTTCAGAGCGTGCGGCTGTCGGACCGGGTGCGGCTGGTGCGCAACGTGCTGCCGCCGCTGATCGTGCTGGTGGTGGTGGTGGTCGAACTCCTGATCGCGCAGCTTCCCACCCGGGACGCCGAACTGGTGGCACACCTGCTGTTTTACGGGCTGGTCGGCCCCGCCGTGACCTTTTTCAGCGTGGAATGGATCGCCCAGGGCACCCGCGCCCGCGAACGCGCCGAGCGCGAGTTGCGCGACCTGTACGTCGAACTCAGCACGTCCAATGGTCAGCTCCGAGCGGTGCAGGAACTGATGCGCGACCTCGCCGACGCCCCCGACCTCGCGGCGGTGGTGGAGGTGGCGGCGCGGGGCGCGGTGCGCGTGACCGGCGCCACGCACGCGACCCTCAGTGTGCCCGGCGGCCTGAGCGCGACGGCGCGGGGCGAAACGCTGCTGTCCGGCCCCAGCGCCGACCTGCACCCGCTCAAGGTGCTGATTCCTGGCGGCGGCGCCATGACGCTGCATTTCCAGGCGCCCCCCACGCCGCCCACCGTGGCGCTGGTCGAAGCCCTGGCCGGGGAAATCGCCAACGGAGTCGAGGCCGCCCGGCAGCGCACGCTGGACCTGATGACGCTGTTCAGCGTGGACCAGTCCATTCGCGCCGAGCGCAACATGCGCCGCTTGCTCTCCCGCGTGACCCGCAACATGGCCGAACGTCTGCGGGCCGACGCCCGCGCCGCGTACCTGTTCGACCAGGACGGCGTGCTGCGCCTCGAATACGCCCAGGACTTTTCGGGCCGCGAGGAGGTGGGGGGCAGCCCCGCGCCCGCCTTCGCGCTGCGGGTGGCGCACTCGGGCACGCCGCTTCAGGCCGAGGGCGACGAGGCCGCCGGGGTCTTTGCTCACGCCGCCAGCGTCCTCGGCCTGCCGATGCGCGACGACCAGGGGCCGGTGGGGGTGCTGGTGCTCGGGGACGCCCGCGCCGACGCCTTCGAGGGCGCCCGGGTGCCGCTGCTGGCGTTCATGGCGGGGCAGGCGACGCTGGCGGTGCGCAACGCCCGCGCCTACCTCTACTCGGAAGAACTCGCCATCAGCGACGAGCGCGCCCGCATCGCCCGCGAGATTCACGACGGGGTGGCGCAGTCGCTCGCCTTCGCCGCCATCAAGCTTGACCTCGTGGCCCGCAAGCTCCGCACCGACCCCGAAAAGTCCGAGGACGACGTGAAGGAAGCGTCTGCCCTGCTGCGCGAACAGATTCGGGAGGTGCGGCGCTCGATTTTCGCGCTGCGCCCGGTGGACCTCGAGCGCTACGGGCTGCTCGAAACGGTGCGGCGCTACGTGGCCGACTTCGGCGAGCAGAACAGTGTGCGCACTTCCCTGGACGTAACCGGCGACATTCACCTGTCGCCCGGCGACGAGGCGGTGGTGTTCCGGATTTTGCAGGAGAGCCTCAACAACGTCGCCAAGCACGCCCGCGCCCGTGAGGTCACAGTCTCGCTCCACGGCGGCGAGCGGGTGAAGCTGCGCGTACAGGACGACGGCGTGGGCTTCGACCCCGAGGCCATCACGGGCCGCGTGAGCAGCGCCGGGGGCCTGGGCCTGGTGCAGATGCAAGAACGCCTTGAGGCACGGGGCGGCAGCTACCGCATCCTGTCGGCACCGGGGCACGGCACGGTGGTGGAGGCGGCGTTGCCGCAGCTTTAG
- the clpS gene encoding ATP-dependent Clp protease adapter ClpS, with amino-acid sequence MTRPHVPSGEGRTQTLERTETRQPRLWRVLLLNDDYTPMDFVVMVLERYFRKAEQEAQLIMLAVHHKGQGVAGVYTRDVAETKVAQVTAHARQEGHPLRVVAEPEGEG; translated from the coding sequence ATGACCCGCCCGCATGTTCCCTCCGGCGAGGGCCGCACCCAGACCCTGGAACGCACCGAGACGAGGCAGCCCCGGCTGTGGCGCGTGCTGCTGCTCAACGACGACTACACCCCGATGGACTTCGTGGTCATGGTGCTGGAACGGTATTTCCGCAAGGCCGAGCAGGAGGCGCAGCTCATCATGCTCGCCGTGCACCACAAGGGGCAGGGCGTGGCGGGCGTCTACACCCGTGACGTGGCCGAAACGAAGGTCGCGCAGGTCACCGCGCACGCCCGGCAGGAAGGCCACCCGCTGCGGGTGGTGGCCGAACCGGAAGGGGAAGGATAG
- the coaBC gene encoding bifunctional phosphopantothenoylcysteine decarboxylase/phosphopantothenate--cysteine ligase CoaBC has translation MTARVPGPADTPDILVIVGGSMAAVKAPTALRRMREGGADTAVIATRAAQQFITPLSLATAGNCEVATDETWFAPQPRAQHLALARARVVVVLGASAELLAEAAGGHAATLAAATLLSVGGKVLWVPAMNERMWLHPAVQANVERLRGWGHLFLGPETGAFGTPGEGSGTGRMSEPEQIAARALELLRGEDTPQDLAGLKVVVSAGPTREYLDPVRFISNPSSGKMGFAVAEEARARGADVVLVTGPVNLKDPAGVQTVRIETALEMQAQIMQAAQGADMVVMTAAIADYRAAAPKTEKEAKTPGDVTIHLTPNPDILAGLGAEQPAHPRRVLVGFAMETHAGVERAALKARRKNADFILLNYPTREGTAFGGDDNQVTLVRADGSHQDWPRVSKREVARRLLDEALQVRGRRSSSAGK, from the coding sequence ATGACCGCGCGCGTTCCCGGCCCCGCCGACACCCCCGATATTCTCGTCATCGTGGGGGGCAGCATGGCCGCCGTCAAAGCGCCCACCGCCCTGCGCCGGATGCGGGAGGGGGGCGCAGACACCGCCGTCATCGCCACCCGCGCCGCGCAACAGTTCATCACGCCGCTGAGCCTCGCCACTGCCGGAAACTGTGAGGTCGCCACCGACGAAACGTGGTTCGCGCCGCAGCCCCGCGCCCAGCACCTCGCGCTTGCCCGCGCCCGTGTGGTGGTCGTGCTGGGGGCCTCGGCGGAACTGCTGGCCGAAGCTGCCGGGGGCCATGCCGCCACCCTCGCCGCCGCCACGCTGCTGAGCGTAGGGGGGAAAGTGCTGTGGGTGCCCGCCATGAACGAGCGGATGTGGCTGCACCCCGCCGTGCAGGCCAACGTGGAGCGGCTGCGCGGCTGGGGGCACCTGTTTCTGGGACCGGAAACGGGCGCCTTCGGCACGCCGGGCGAGGGGTCGGGCACGGGCCGCATGAGCGAGCCGGAACAGATTGCGGCGCGGGCGCTGGAGCTGCTCAGGGGCGAGGACACGCCGCAGGACCTCGCCGGGCTGAAGGTGGTCGTCTCGGCGGGGCCGACCCGCGAGTATCTGGACCCGGTGCGCTTCATCTCCAACCCCAGCAGCGGCAAGATGGGCTTCGCGGTGGCCGAGGAAGCGCGTGCGCGGGGGGCCGACGTGGTGCTCGTGACAGGGCCGGTGAACCTGAAAGACCCGGCGGGCGTGCAGACCGTCCGCATCGAAACGGCGCTGGAGATGCAGGCGCAAATCATGCAGGCCGCGCAGGGCGCCGACATGGTGGTGATGACCGCCGCGATTGCCGACTACCGCGCCGCCGCGCCCAAGACCGAGAAGGAGGCCAAGACGCCGGGCGACGTGACCATTCATCTCACGCCCAACCCCGACATTCTGGCCGGGCTGGGGGCCGAGCAGCCAGCCCACCCGCGCCGCGTGCTGGTCGGCTTTGCGATGGAAACGCACGCCGGAGTCGAGCGGGCGGCGCTCAAGGCCCGGCGCAAGAACGCCGACTTCATCCTGCTCAACTACCCCACCCGCGAGGGCACCGCGTTCGGCGGCGACGACAATCAGGTGACGCTGGTCCGCGCCGACGGCTCGCATCAGGACTGGCCGCGCGTCAGCAAACGCGAGGTGGCGCGGCGGCTGCTGGACGAGGCGCTGCAGGTCAGAGGACGCCGCTCCTCCAGCGCAGGAAAATAA
- a CDS encoding acyltransferase: MTWLVPIAIASDAQDVFDRFLAELERRLADPQTDRYVLCREVLAQVMYGREYAELLAQMPIAALNCDARNVTFEAEYYMATDQEKFARVKPLLWLWKNLDLTPFGQNPVTGIPLRRVLAGYIFRKVGKNFKCWQNVEFSVGYNMEVGDDVVVHRHVLLDDIGGIELHDGASVSDYVNIYSHTHSVLDGPDVTLRKTVIGRGARITYHSTVLAGSVVSDDALLATHALLRSDIPPHGIAMGLPAKVTRFKQRPPQGAYGVDAARWERTPDRKANPDFPDPTPNQTRTPDEEVVAGEG; encoded by the coding sequence ATGACCTGGCTGGTGCCCATTGCTATCGCTTCCGACGCGCAGGACGTGTTCGACCGCTTTCTGGCCGAACTCGAACGGCGACTGGCCGACCCGCAGACCGACCGCTACGTGCTGTGCCGCGAGGTGCTGGCCCAGGTGATGTACGGACGCGAGTATGCCGAGTTGCTCGCGCAGATGCCGATTGCCGCGCTGAACTGTGACGCCCGCAACGTCACCTTCGAGGCCGAGTACTACATGGCGACCGACCAGGAGAAGTTCGCCCGCGTCAAGCCGCTGCTGTGGCTGTGGAAAAACCTCGACCTCACGCCGTTCGGCCAAAACCCCGTGACGGGCATTCCGCTGCGGCGCGTCCTGGCGGGGTACATCTTTAGGAAGGTCGGCAAGAACTTCAAATGCTGGCAGAACGTGGAGTTCTCGGTGGGCTACAACATGGAAGTCGGGGACGACGTGGTGGTGCATCGGCACGTCCTGCTCGACGACATCGGCGGCATCGAACTGCACGACGGCGCCTCGGTCAGCGACTACGTCAACATCTACAGCCACACCCACTCGGTGCTCGACGGCCCCGACGTGACCCTGCGCAAGACCGTGATCGGCCGGGGCGCGCGCATCACCTACCACTCCACCGTGCTCGCGGGCAGCGTGGTGAGCGACGACGCGCTGCTGGCGACCCACGCCCTGCTGCGCAGCGACATTCCACCGCACGGCATCGCGATGGGCCTTCCGGCCAAAGTCACCCGCTTCAAGCAGCGCCCGCCGCAGGGGGCCTACGGCGTAGACGCCGCCCGCTGGGAACGCACGCCCGACCGCAAGGCGAACCCCGATTTTCCCGACCCGACGCCCAACCAGACCCGCACTCCGGACGAAGAAGTGGTGGCCGGGGAAGGTTGA
- the ftsH gene encoding ATP-dependent zinc metalloprotease FtsH, protein MKWWGWALIACTGLLLALILSGSPRNLGELGLSEFTQAVREQRVKTADIAFQGGTALVSGRLTNGQPYRARTLPADPVLKLGTLEARGVTVTYVAPPRVSVLGALSMLLTLALIGGLIVLLIRSRNGANGDAAGTFAKSKAAVVSEGQIKLNFTDVAGCDEAKQDLQEVVDFLRQPDKYHLLGARIPHGVLLVGPPGSGKTLLAKAVAGEARVPYFSISGSDFVEMFVGVGAARVRDLFEQARKASPCIVFIDEIDAVGRKRGMNLQGGNDEREQTLNQLLVEMDGFGSGQDVIVLAATNRPDVLDAALLRPGRFDRQVVVDAPDVRGREQILRIHARKKPLDVSVDLGVIARRTAGMVGADLENLLNEAALLAAREGRSRITGRDVDEARDRVLMGPERRSLVVREADRKVTAYHEVGHALAAQLLPHADKVHKLTVVPRGRSLGSALYTPEDRMHHTRAALLDRICVALAGHAAEDVACGEVTTGAQNDFQQATGLARRMVTEWGMSEVGQLALAQESGNYLGFGPQPTSYSDHTAEQIDAAVADILNGQYARAHALLSEHAHVLHRLTDELVARESLSGEELRTVLAGGTLPDLPGAARPEAPVPQGGTLHPEGA, encoded by the coding sequence ATGAAGTGGTGGGGCTGGGCGCTGATCGCCTGCACCGGGCTGCTGCTGGCGCTGATTCTGTCGGGGTCGCCGCGCAATTTGGGCGAACTCGGCCTGAGCGAGTTCACGCAGGCCGTGCGCGAGCAGCGGGTCAAGACCGCCGACATCGCGTTTCAGGGCGGCACCGCCCTCGTGTCGGGCAGGCTGACGAACGGGCAGCCCTACCGCGCCCGTACCCTGCCTGCCGACCCGGTGCTCAAGCTCGGCACCCTGGAAGCGCGGGGCGTCACCGTCACCTACGTCGCGCCGCCGCGCGTCAGCGTTCTGGGCGCCCTGAGCATGTTGCTCACGCTGGCCCTGATCGGCGGATTGATCGTCCTGCTGATTCGCAGCCGCAACGGGGCAAACGGCGACGCGGCGGGCACCTTCGCCAAGTCGAAGGCGGCGGTCGTCAGCGAAGGCCAGATCAAGCTCAACTTCACCGATGTCGCGGGCTGCGACGAGGCCAAGCAGGACCTGCAGGAAGTCGTCGACTTCCTGCGCCAGCCCGACAAATACCACCTCCTCGGCGCCCGCATCCCCCACGGCGTCCTCCTCGTCGGTCCCCCCGGCTCCGGCAAGACCCTCCTCGCCAAAGCCGTCGCCGGTGAAGCCCGAGTCCCCTACTTCTCCATCTCCGGCTCCGACTTCGTGGAAATGTTCGTCGGCGTCGGCGCCGCCCGCGTCCGTGACCTGTTCGAGCAGGCGAGGAAAGCCTCGCCCTGCATCGTGTTCATCGACGAAATCGACGCCGTGGGCCGCAAACGCGGCATGAACCTGCAAGGCGGCAACGACGAGCGCGAACAGACGCTCAACCAGCTGCTCGTAGAAATGGACGGCTTCGGCAGCGGGCAGGACGTGATTGTCCTCGCGGCCACCAACCGCCCCGACGTGCTGGACGCAGCGCTGCTGCGTCCCGGCAGATTCGACAGACAGGTGGTGGTGGACGCCCCCGACGTGCGGGGGCGCGAACAGATTCTGCGCATTCACGCCCGCAAGAAACCGCTCGACGTGTCGGTGGACCTGGGCGTGATTGCCCGAAGGACCGCCGGGATGGTGGGGGCCGACCTGGAAAACCTGCTGAACGAGGCCGCACTCCTGGCGGCGCGGGAAGGCCGCAGCCGGATTACGGGGCGGGACGTGGACGAGGCGCGGGACCGGGTGCTGATGGGACCAGAGCGGCGCTCGCTGGTGGTGCGCGAAGCCGACCGCAAGGTGACCGCCTACCACGAGGTCGGGCACGCGCTGGCCGCGCAGCTGCTCCCCCACGCCGACAAGGTGCACAAGCTGACGGTCGTGCCGCGTGGCCGCAGCCTCGGCTCGGCGCTGTATACGCCCGAAGACCGGATGCACCACACCCGCGCCGCGTTGCTCGACCGCATCTGTGTGGCACTGGCGGGGCACGCCGCCGAGGACGTGGCCTGCGGCGAAGTGACGACGGGCGCCCAGAACGACTTTCAGCAGGCGACTGGTCTCGCCCGGCGCATGGTCACCGAATGGGGCATGAGCGAGGTCGGGCAACTGGCGCTGGCCCAGGAAAGCGGCAATTATCTGGGCTTCGGGCCACAGCCGACGTCCTACAGCGACCACACCGCCGAGCAGATCGACGCGGCGGTGGCCGACATCCTCAATGGCCAGTACGCCCGCGCCCACGCGCTGCTCAGCGAGCATGCCCACGTCCTGCACCGTCTGACCGACGAACTCGTCGCCCGCGAAAGCCTGAGCGGAGAGGAGTTGCGAACCGTCCTCGCGGGCGGCACGTTGCCCGACCTGCCCGGCGCGGCGCGGCCAGAAGCGCCCGTTCCCCAGGGAGGCACCCTGCATCCGGAAGGGGCCTGA
- a CDS encoding restriction endonuclease: MAVPDFQAFMRPILEKIDDGNPHRLSELYQRLAAFFALTPEDLEELLPSGKQAKYHNRILWAKFHLDRAGLLTTPARGVLQITELGRDFLRRYPQHIGMRELQTVPAYAEFIRRNRTPAQAEPTPGALSAELSVGLAPAEQIDALYAELNTSLAEELLTQVSALSPAQFERLVVEVLVAMGYGGSVRDAGQALGRSGDNGIDGLIKQDPLGLDRIYLQAKRWQNTVHSPEIRTFSGSLTYHKAAKGVFITTSTFSEGARATAGQIGNIILLDGHALSRLMIEYGVGVLTRETYQIRRVDLEYFEEL; this comes from the coding sequence GTGGCGGTTCCCGACTTTCAAGCGTTTATGCGCCCGATTCTGGAGAAGATAGACGACGGCAACCCTCACCGCCTTTCGGAGCTTTACCAACGCTTGGCCGCATTTTTCGCCCTGACTCCGGAGGACCTCGAAGAACTGCTTCCGAGTGGCAAGCAGGCCAAATATCACAACCGTATTCTCTGGGCCAAGTTTCACCTTGACCGGGCAGGGCTGCTCACGACACCGGCCCGGGGCGTTTTACAAATCACGGAGTTGGGCCGAGACTTTTTGAGGCGTTATCCACAGCATATCGGGATGCGTGAATTGCAGACCGTTCCGGCCTATGCCGAATTTATCCGGAGAAACCGTACGCCTGCCCAGGCGGAACCTACGCCCGGGGCGCTTTCCGCCGAGTTGTCTGTCGGCTTGGCGCCCGCTGAGCAGATAGACGCCCTTTACGCCGAACTCAATACCAGTCTGGCCGAGGAACTGCTCACTCAGGTCAGTGCGCTGTCGCCCGCACAGTTCGAGCGGCTGGTGGTCGAAGTGCTGGTGGCGATGGGCTACGGCGGCAGCGTGCGCGACGCCGGGCAAGCTCTGGGACGCAGCGGCGACAACGGAATTGACGGGCTGATTAAGCAGGATCCGCTGGGCCTGGACCGCATCTACTTGCAGGCCAAACGCTGGCAGAACACGGTCCACAGCCCGGAAATCCGCACCTTTTCGGGAAGTCTGACCTATCACAAGGCCGCCAAGGGCGTGTTTATCACCACGTCCACCTTCAGCGAGGGTGCCCGGGCGACTGCTGGACAAATCGGCAACATCATTTTGCTCGACGGTCACGCACTGTCCAGGCTGATGATTGAGTACGGGGTGGGCGTGCTGACCCGCGAGACGTATCAGATTCGCCGGGTGGACCTTGAATATTTCGAGGAACTTTGA
- a CDS encoding DinB family protein, with protein MTNRKSSGVGAAVLVTVATVGAAAGAAMLARKRKGEIKEFVVANVLEKPAGRSSFTDLGQGLERGGTFLTGRAERAADTPENREVLAHIIGIERWGQSRLQVALGQREFVRDEYRGYRPAEGATLRQLQVLLSQTRARTVDLARQLHLSPPDDDFVVEHNGLGPLTAKGWLRYLTQHADLESRKLKSAGGAAVHEEESQQAPAS; from the coding sequence ATGACGAACCGTAAATCTTCTGGTGTGGGTGCCGCTGTCCTCGTCACGGTGGCGACCGTCGGCGCGGCGGCGGGGGCGGCGATGCTGGCCCGCAAGCGCAAGGGTGAAATCAAGGAGTTCGTGGTCGCCAACGTGCTGGAAAAACCGGCGGGCCGCTCCAGCTTCACCGACCTGGGGCAGGGGCTGGAGCGCGGCGGCACCTTCCTGACCGGGCGGGCGGAGCGGGCCGCCGACACCCCGGAAAACCGTGAGGTGCTGGCCCACATCATCGGCATCGAGCGCTGGGGCCAGAGCCGCCTTCAGGTCGCGCTCGGTCAGCGCGAGTTCGTGCGCGACGAGTACCGGGGCTACCGGCCCGCCGAGGGCGCCACGCTGCGGCAGTTGCAGGTGCTGCTCTCGCAGACCCGTGCGCGCACGGTGGACCTCGCGCGGCAATTGCACCTCAGCCCGCCGGACGACGACTTCGTGGTCGAGCACAACGGCCTGGGGCCGCTGACCGCCAAGGGCTGGCTGCGGTACCTCACCCAGCACGCCGACCTCGAAAGCCGCAAACTGAAAAGCGCGGGCGGCGCCGCCGTTCACGAGGAAGAGTCGCAGCAGGCACCGGCTTCGTAA
- the purU gene encoding formyltetrahydrofolate deformylase: protein MSAPAPQFPQTATLTISCADRPGIVAAVSQFLHGQGANIVHSDQHSTDPSGGRFFMRMEFFLGGLEQSREAFERAFGETVARDFGMEWHLNLTSRPKKMAVLVSRYDHCLLDLLWRKRRGELNVEIPLILSNHEELRRDAEMFGIPFHVIPVTKDNKAQAEAEQVRLLREAGADFAVLARYMQILSGDFLRGFGRPVINIHHSFLPAFVGANPYRAAFNRGVKLIGATSHYVTEELDAGPIIAQDVVPVTHRETPDTLMRLGRDVERQVLARAVKAHVEDRVLVDGNKTVVF, encoded by the coding sequence ATGAGTGCGCCCGCTCCCCAGTTTCCGCAGACCGCGACCCTGACCATCTCCTGTGCCGACCGCCCAGGCATCGTGGCCGCCGTCTCGCAGTTTTTGCACGGCCAGGGCGCCAACATCGTCCACAGCGACCAGCACAGCACCGACCCCTCGGGCGGGCGATTTTTCATGCGCATGGAGTTTTTTCTCGGCGGCCTGGAGCAGAGCCGGGAAGCGTTCGAGCGGGCCTTCGGGGAGACGGTGGCGCGGGACTTCGGCATGGAGTGGCACCTGAACCTCACGTCCAGACCCAAGAAGATGGCGGTGCTGGTGAGCCGGTACGACCACTGCCTGCTGGACCTGCTGTGGCGCAAGCGCCGGGGCGAACTGAATGTCGAGATTCCGCTGATTCTCTCCAACCACGAGGAATTGCGCCGCGACGCCGAGATGTTCGGGATTCCCTTTCACGTCATTCCCGTGACGAAGGACAATAAGGCGCAGGCCGAAGCCGAGCAGGTCCGGCTGCTGCGCGAGGCGGGGGCCGACTTCGCGGTGCTGGCCCGCTACATGCAGATTCTGAGCGGCGACTTTCTGCGCGGGTTCGGGCGCCCGGTCATCAACATCCACCACTCGTTCCTGCCCGCTTTCGTGGGGGCCAACCCCTACCGCGCGGCGTTCAACCGGGGCGTGAAACTCATCGGCGCGACCAGCCACTACGTGACCGAGGAACTCGACGCCGGGCCGATCATCGCGCAGGACGTCGTGCCCGTCACCCACCGCGAAACGCCCGACACCCTGATGCGGCTGGGGCGCGACGTGGAGCGGCAGGTGCTGGCCCGCGCGGTGAAGGCGCACGTCGAAGACCGCGTGCTGGTGGACGGCAACAAGACCGTGGTGTTCTGA